The Methylomicrobium lacus LW14 genome window below encodes:
- a CDS encoding PD40 domain-containing protein, with product MLAVTPAAFAASKGGTTLISKSSLGNAGNKASQAAAVSTGGKAVAFESEATNFVLGDTNLSRDIFVVNGKTIQRASINSNGYEAQDEAFGWDGDPERADSWTPVISAKGSSVVFVSRATNLDLETDKGLITTKETDPSYVYNESQDTNGVDDIFLRDIAKKRTYRVSGKMNDCTATPKDCTKLGALKIITETTEDSENPSISGDGRFVAYTTETPADLIAHNVSGTDSANKKDVFLHDTKTHRTELISGQHDGNGNVTSFAAPGDSDFSAISPDGRLVVLTSNATNLVPGDVNDTDTDGDADAGDSDVFAYDTLNRKMIRISGHINNGVVDSEANGESISNRFSVAGTKGRYFVAFHSKATNLDSLQEAESDPNDYDDDVFVADLQTDKTTNQLSIAEIRRVSGKVDLATGLVSEEANGRSRYPAIAATKTAYSVAFESDAYNILTPLFSWQEDSNDVQDIYVYDGTTKLMSRASLDLEGFEPQENSENPAISSDGRAVAFDTTDPYMVLLDGNQTTRDVFLRRR from the coding sequence GTGCTGGCCGTCACACCGGCTGCTTTTGCAGCCAGCAAGGGAGGCACGACACTGATCAGCAAGTCATCCTTGGGCAATGCCGGCAACAAAGCCAGTCAGGCCGCCGCGGTTTCGACGGGCGGTAAAGCGGTCGCCTTCGAATCCGAAGCGACTAATTTCGTTTTGGGCGACACCAACCTGTCAAGAGATATTTTTGTCGTTAACGGTAAAACCATACAAAGAGCCAGCATCAACAGCAACGGTTATGAAGCCCAGGACGAAGCGTTCGGCTGGGACGGAGACCCCGAACGAGCCGATAGCTGGACACCGGTGATTTCGGCCAAAGGCTCCTCCGTGGTGTTTGTATCCCGCGCAACCAATCTGGATTTGGAAACCGATAAAGGGCTGATCACCACCAAGGAGACAGATCCTTCGTATGTTTATAACGAATCACAGGATACAAACGGCGTAGACGATATTTTCCTCCGCGACATTGCCAAAAAAAGGACTTATCGGGTCAGCGGAAAAATGAACGACTGTACCGCTACACCGAAAGATTGCACCAAACTCGGAGCACTGAAGATTATTACGGAAACCACTGAGGACAGCGAAAATCCGTCTATCTCGGGCGATGGCCGTTTCGTAGCCTACACGACTGAAACCCCGGCGGACTTGATTGCTCATAACGTATCGGGAACCGATTCCGCAAATAAAAAAGATGTCTTTTTACATGACACAAAAACCCATAGAACCGAGCTAATCAGCGGCCAACATGACGGTAACGGAAATGTCACGAGCTTTGCGGCTCCCGGCGACAGCGACTTCTCCGCCATCTCTCCAGATGGTCGGTTGGTGGTTTTGACTTCCAACGCAACGAACTTAGTGCCTGGCGATGTCAACGATACGGATACCGATGGTGATGCCGATGCGGGTGACAGCGATGTTTTCGCTTACGATACCCTCAATCGCAAAATGATTCGGATCAGCGGCCATATCAACAACGGCGTCGTCGATAGCGAAGCAAACGGAGAAAGTATCAGCAACCGCTTCTCGGTCGCCGGTACGAAAGGGCGCTATTTCGTCGCCTTTCATTCGAAAGCGACCAATCTGGATAGCTTGCAGGAAGCGGAATCGGACCCGAATGATTATGATGACGATGTCTTTGTCGCCGATTTACAGACCGATAAAACGACGAACCAGTTATCCATCGCCGAAATCCGCCGTGTCAGCGGCAAAGTCGACTTGGCAACGGGCCTGGTGTCCGAAGAAGCCAACGGCAGAAGCCGATACCCTGCGATCGCCGCGACAAAAACCGCCTATAGCGTAGCTTTTGAATCCGATGCTTACAACATACTGACTCCATTGTTCTCATGGCAGGAAGATTCCAATGACGTTCAGGACATTTATGTTTATGACGGTACCACCAAGCTGATGTCCCGCGCCAGCCTGGACCTGGAAGGATTCGAGCCTCAGGAAAACTCGGAGAATCCAGCCATTTCCTCGGATGGCAGAGCCGTAGCTTTTGATACTACAGACCCTTATATGGTGCTTCTGGACGGCAACCAAACCACTCGCGATGTGTTCCTGCGCCGCCGCTAA
- the surE gene encoding 5'/3'-nucleotidase SurE: MHILLSNDDGYLAEGLAALAAALRPYADISVVAPDRNRSAASNSLTLDLPLRAHVADNGFIKVDGTPTDCVHLAITGLLEPEPDMVIAGINHGANMGDDVLYSGTVAAATEGRFLGLPAVAISLVCSEEPKHFATAAEVAVVLLKRLLAKPLPQDTLLNVNVPDIPLEALKGYRATRLGQRHKSEPVIKQSDPRGRAIYWVGPPGAEQDAGPGTDFDAVSAGYVSITPLQLDLTWYDRVNTIRTWLSEETSA; this comes from the coding sequence ATGCATATTTTGTTGAGTAATGACGACGGCTATCTGGCCGAAGGGCTTGCCGCGCTGGCCGCGGCCTTGCGCCCGTACGCCGATATTTCGGTCGTGGCGCCCGACCGCAATCGCAGCGCGGCCAGTAATTCATTGACCCTGGACCTGCCGCTGCGCGCGCATGTCGCCGACAACGGTTTCATCAAGGTCGACGGCACGCCGACCGATTGCGTGCATCTGGCGATTACCGGGCTGTTGGAACCGGAACCGGACATGGTGATCGCCGGCATCAACCACGGCGCCAATATGGGGGATGACGTGTTGTATTCGGGCACGGTCGCCGCGGCGACCGAAGGCCGCTTTTTGGGTTTGCCGGCGGTCGCGATTTCACTGGTTTGCAGCGAGGAGCCGAAACATTTTGCGACCGCGGCCGAGGTCGCGGTCGTGTTGTTGAAGCGTCTGCTCGCCAAGCCCTTGCCGCAGGATACCTTGCTGAATGTGAACGTGCCGGATATTCCGCTCGAAGCGCTGAAAGGCTATCGGGCAACCCGCCTGGGGCAGCGGCACAAGTCGGAACCGGTGATCAAACAGAGCGATCCGCGCGGACGCGCGATCTATTGGGTGGGTCCTCCGGGCGCGGAACAGGATGCGGGGCCCGGCACCGATTTCGATGCGGTCAGTGCGGGCTATGTCTCTATTACGCCGCTGCAACTGGATTTGACCTGGTATGATAGGGTGAATACGATCAGGACTTGGCTTTCGGAGGAAACCAGCGCATGA
- a CDS encoding TonB-dependent receptor, with the protein MKKRTTFLALTLMFPLAQAADNPPENEPTKLDAFELPEVEVVSDTPLGATGLSREKVSGNVQSAEDEDIHRHEALELSDFMRRNLAGVNINDNQNNPFQPDITYRGYNVSPLLGTPIGLSVYQDGVRVNEAFGDTVNWDLIPQNAIANIDLIPGSNPLFGLNTLGGALSVRTKSGFSHAGSRAQAYGGSFGRKAFEAEHGGYKDNFDWFFAGNIFEDDGWRPFTHSALHQAFGKVGWENDDTDLDLSFTFADNKLNGVGPAPVSELDKDRRAIYTAPDTTENTLYFFNLKGEHRFSEHFSMAGNAYYRGNTTDSVNSNTGNVEETCETLLNLSECDDGTGTSVAPASNVANRIVQDGAGFNVQATSTLPILDHDNQFTLGSGYNASRTHFTQLTQDAIFSPSHATIGTTPFATDVNVNGENEYVNAFATDTFSVFPWLHLNASAGWNRANVVLRDNIGTALNGDHTFDRLNPSAGFTLNPLKALGLKTPLQELTAYGNYNEGFRAPTPIELSCADPNAPCSLPNSFTSDPPLKPVVSKTFEAGLRGKFSDALQWRMALYRSRLNDDILFINAPGSAVSGYFQNVGVTQRQGGELGLNGVWKKLNWYLNYSFVDATFRTAATLNNAVGQVNVKPGNHIPAIPQQTVKLGAEYEILNGWFFGGDLQYVSSQYLRGDDSNQYAKVSEYAIVNLNTRYEVTKNVELFAMARNVFDANYETYGIVNRNFFKGGNPEAFLGPGAPISGWAGIRVKFE; encoded by the coding sequence ATGAAAAAGCGCACCACCTTCCTGGCCCTCACGCTAATGTTTCCTTTGGCGCAAGCCGCCGATAATCCGCCTGAAAATGAGCCGACGAAGCTCGACGCCTTCGAACTCCCCGAAGTCGAAGTGGTCAGCGATACGCCCCTCGGTGCAACCGGTTTGTCGCGCGAGAAAGTGTCCGGCAATGTGCAATCGGCCGAAGACGAAGACATCCATCGCCACGAAGCGCTTGAATTATCCGATTTCATGCGGCGCAATCTCGCCGGAGTCAATATCAACGACAACCAGAACAACCCCTTCCAGCCGGATATCACCTATCGCGGCTACAATGTGTCGCCGTTGCTCGGCACCCCGATCGGGCTTTCGGTCTATCAGGACGGTGTGCGCGTCAACGAAGCATTCGGCGATACGGTCAATTGGGATTTGATTCCCCAGAACGCCATCGCCAATATCGACTTGATCCCCGGCTCGAATCCTTTGTTCGGACTGAACACCTTGGGCGGCGCCTTGTCGGTGCGCACCAAGAGCGGTTTTAGCCATGCCGGCAGCCGCGCCCAGGCCTACGGCGGCTCGTTCGGACGCAAGGCGTTCGAGGCGGAGCACGGCGGCTACAAGGATAACTTCGACTGGTTTTTTGCCGGCAATATTTTCGAAGACGACGGCTGGCGGCCGTTTACGCATAGCGCCTTGCACCAGGCTTTCGGCAAGGTCGGCTGGGAAAACGACGATACCGACCTGGATTTGAGCTTCACGTTCGCCGATAACAAATTGAACGGTGTCGGGCCGGCGCCGGTCAGCGAGCTCGATAAGGACCGCAGGGCAATCTATACCGCTCCCGACACTACCGAAAACACCCTGTATTTCTTCAATCTGAAAGGCGAGCACCGTTTCAGCGAGCATTTCAGCATGGCCGGCAATGCCTATTACCGCGGCAATACGACCGATTCCGTCAACAGCAACACCGGTAACGTCGAAGAGACCTGCGAAACTTTGCTCAATCTGAGCGAATGCGACGACGGCACCGGCACTAGCGTCGCGCCGGCCTCGAATGTCGCAAACCGGATCGTGCAGGACGGCGCCGGTTTCAATGTACAAGCGACATCTACGCTGCCGATTCTGGATCACGACAATCAATTTACTCTCGGCAGCGGCTATAACGCCAGCCGGACTCATTTTACGCAATTGACGCAGGACGCAATTTTCAGTCCGAGCCACGCAACCATCGGCACGACGCCGTTCGCGACCGATGTGAATGTCAATGGCGAGAACGAATATGTGAACGCTTTTGCGACCGATACGTTCTCGGTTTTTCCCTGGCTGCACCTGAACGCCTCGGCGGGCTGGAACCGAGCCAACGTCGTGCTGCGCGACAATATCGGCACCGCGTTGAACGGCGACCACACCTTCGACCGGCTCAATCCGTCGGCGGGCTTTACCCTGAACCCGTTAAAGGCGCTCGGCCTCAAAACGCCGTTGCAGGAGCTGACCGCCTATGGCAATTACAACGAAGGCTTCCGCGCGCCGACGCCGATCGAATTGAGCTGCGCCGACCCCAATGCGCCGTGTTCGCTGCCGAACAGTTTCACCTCCGATCCGCCGTTGAAGCCGGTGGTTTCTAAAACGTTCGAGGCCGGGCTGCGCGGAAAATTCAGTGATGCCTTGCAGTGGCGCATGGCGTTGTACCGCTCACGGCTGAATGACGACATTTTGTTCATCAACGCGCCCGGCAGCGCGGTCAGCGGTTATTTTCAGAATGTCGGCGTGACCCAACGGCAAGGCGGCGAACTCGGTCTGAACGGCGTATGGAAAAAATTGAACTGGTACCTCAACTACAGTTTTGTCGATGCCACCTTCCGCACGGCCGCGACCCTCAATAATGCGGTCGGGCAAGTCAACGTCAAACCCGGCAACCACATTCCCGCCATTCCGCAGCAAACCGTCAAACTCGGCGCCGAATACGAAATTCTGAACGGCTGGTTTTTCGGCGGCGACCTGCAATACGTATCCAGCCAATATTTACGCGGCGACGACAGCAACCAGTATGCTAAGGTCAGTGAATACGCGATCGTAAATTTGAACACCCGCTATGAAGTCACCAAAAACGTCGAGCTATTTGCGATGGCGCGCAACGTGTTTGACGCGAACTACGAAACCTACGGCATCGTGAACCGGAATTTTTTCAAGGGTGGCAACCCCGAAGCCTTTTTGGGACCGGGCGCTCCGATTTCCGGTTGGGCCGGCATCCGGGTCAAATTCGAATGA
- a CDS encoding protein-L-isoaspartate(D-aspartate) O-methyltransferase, with protein sequence MNPTLQGIGMTSRRTRERMARRLLEQGIKSNKVLDVMGRTPRHIFVDEALSSRAYEDTALPIGFNQTISQPYIVGKMTELLLEFGGLHKVLEIGTGCGYQTAILAQLVEHVYTVERIMPLQKKAKDHLWSLKLKNISYQHSDGGWGWPEHAPYDGILVAAAPSEIPEMLLEQMAVGGVMIIPIGRGERQELLRVFRTENGYEVEELEPVNFVPFLAGRA encoded by the coding sequence ATGAATCCAACCCTACAAGGTATCGGCATGACCTCCCGGCGGACGCGGGAAAGGATGGCCCGGCGTTTGCTCGAACAGGGTATCAAGAGCAATAAAGTGCTCGATGTGATGGGGCGGACGCCGCGGCATATTTTTGTCGACGAGGCGTTGTCGAGCCGGGCCTATGAAGATACCGCGCTGCCGATCGGATTCAATCAGACCATTTCGCAGCCCTATATCGTCGGCAAGATGACCGAATTGCTGCTCGAATTCGGAGGTCTCCACAAGGTGCTCGAAATCGGCACCGGTTGCGGCTACCAGACCGCGATTCTGGCGCAACTGGTCGAGCATGTGTACACGGTCGAACGCATCATGCCGTTGCAGAAGAAGGCCAAAGATCATTTGTGGAGCCTGAAGCTGAAAAATATCAGCTATCAGCACAGCGACGGCGGCTGGGGCTGGCCCGAACATGCGCCTTATGACGGCATCCTGGTCGCCGCCGCGCCCTCCGAAATTCCCGAAATGCTGCTCGAACAAATGGCGGTCGGCGGCGTGATGATCATCCCGATCGGACGCGGCGAACGCCAGGAATTGCTGCGCGTGTTCAGAACCGAAAACGGCTATGAAGTCGAAGAGCTGGAGCCGGTCAACTTCGTGCCGTTTCTGGCCGGCCGGGCGTGA
- a CDS encoding HlyC/CorC family transporter: protein MNDLPLGLLWGLLALMLVLSSFFSGSETALMMLNRYRLKHLVKLKHAGAVKAHTLLQRPDRLISLILLGNVFVNIAASSIATVIAIRLYGEDESVITIAAVLLTLVVLIFSEVTPKTLAAVKPEMLAFPAAWIYVPLLKAAYPLVLSINLIANLLLRMVGVRVHKHNHETLNKDELRSIVAEAESLLPTRYQKMLLGILDLESATVEDIMTPRNDIYGIDLELPTEDIINQIKNSPHTRLPVYKKSIDRVVGFLHLRNVLIKVNQENFDKTQLMNALTKPAFIPESTPIHEQIQHFKIEKLRIGLVVDEYGDVQGLVTLDDLLQEIVGGLVVDEVIFRKQTDGSYLVDAGITVRELNRLMQWELPTEGPKTLNGLIIEFMETIPEEGTGIKLHGYPLEIIKRDQSSVKLVKFLSGK from the coding sequence TTGAACGATTTACCCCTCGGCCTGCTATGGGGCTTGCTTGCCCTGATGCTCGTTTTATCCTCATTTTTTTCCGGGTCCGAAACCGCTTTGATGATGTTGAACCGGTACCGGCTCAAACATCTGGTCAAATTAAAGCATGCCGGCGCGGTCAAGGCGCACACCCTGCTGCAGCGTCCCGACCGCCTGATCAGTCTGATTCTGCTCGGCAACGTATTTGTGAATATCGCGGCTTCCTCGATCGCGACGGTGATCGCGATCCGGCTCTATGGCGAGGATGAGTCCGTCATTACGATTGCAGCCGTGTTGTTGACGCTCGTGGTGTTGATTTTTTCCGAAGTCACGCCGAAGACGCTGGCCGCGGTCAAGCCTGAAATGCTGGCTTTCCCGGCCGCCTGGATTTATGTCCCGCTGCTGAAGGCGGCTTATCCCTTGGTGTTAAGCATCAACCTGATCGCTAACCTGCTGCTCCGTATGGTCGGAGTCCGGGTACACAAACACAATCACGAAACCTTGAACAAGGACGAACTCCGCAGCATCGTGGCCGAAGCGGAAAGCCTGCTGCCCACGCGCTATCAAAAAATGCTGCTCGGCATTCTCGATCTCGAATCGGCCACGGTCGAGGACATCATGACGCCGCGCAACGACATTTACGGCATTGATCTGGAATTGCCGACCGAAGACATCATCAACCAAATCAAGAACAGCCCGCACACCCGTCTGCCGGTCTATAAAAAAAGTATCGACCGGGTGGTCGGTTTTTTGCACTTACGCAACGTGCTGATCAAGGTCAATCAGGAAAACTTCGATAAGACCCAGCTGATGAATGCGCTGACCAAACCGGCATTCATTCCGGAAAGCACGCCGATTCATGAGCAAATTCAGCATTTCAAGATCGAGAAGCTGCGGATCGGTCTGGTCGTCGATGAATACGGCGACGTGCAGGGACTGGTGACGCTCGATGATCTGTTGCAGGAAATCGTCGGCGGACTGGTCGTCGATGAAGTCATCTTCAGAAAACAGACCGACGGCAGTTATTTGGTCGATGCCGGCATCACCGTCCGCGAATTGAACCGGCTGATGCAATGGGAACTGCCGACCGAAGGCCCCAAAACGCTGAACGGACTGATCATCGAATTCATGGAAACGATCCCGGAGGAAGGCACCGGCATCAAGCTGCATGGCTATCCGCTCGAAATCATCAAGCGCGACCAGAGTTCGGTCAAACTGGTCAAGTTTTTGTCTGGAAAATAA
- the truD gene encoding tRNA pseudouridine(13) synthase TruD — protein MSLYSIPAWPFVYGGPSGSGKIRVLPEDFSVEEILAFEPSGSGEHAFLLIRKTGENTEYVARQLARFAEVRQRDIGFAGLKDRHAVTTQWFSVWLPGKPDPDWAAFASASIEVLQSVRHARKLQRGALAGNRFKLVIRDWQGDQDQTAEKLAAIKASGIANYFGEQRFGHQGRNVEQALSLFQGKKIGRELRGIYLSAARSFLFNQLLAARVAAQNWNLPLPGDVYMFDRSHSRFKADAQDQAIAGRLNAGEIHPTGVLWGKGDSGVSEAASALEAEVIERFPELAEGLQNSGVESERRPLRVNVPDLAWRFAEDQLHLSFSLPAGSYATALLREVLAWDDQ, from the coding sequence ATGTCGTTATATTCCATTCCTGCCTGGCCTTTTGTTTACGGCGGTCCTTCGGGATCAGGCAAAATCCGTGTCCTGCCCGAAGACTTTAGCGTCGAAGAAATCCTGGCGTTCGAGCCTTCAGGTAGCGGCGAGCATGCTTTTTTGCTCATTCGCAAGACCGGCGAGAACACCGAGTATGTGGCCAGGCAATTGGCCCGTTTTGCGGAGGTCAGGCAACGCGATATCGGCTTTGCGGGACTGAAGGACCGGCATGCGGTCACCACGCAATGGTTCAGCGTTTGGCTGCCGGGCAAGCCAGACCCGGATTGGGCCGCGTTCGCCTCGGCTTCGATCGAGGTGCTGCAATCGGTCCGCCATGCGCGTAAATTGCAGCGCGGCGCGCTGGCCGGCAACCGCTTCAAACTGGTGATTAGGGACTGGCAGGGCGACCAGGATCAAACCGCGGAGAAACTGGCGGCGATCAAGGCGAGCGGCATCGCCAATTATTTCGGCGAGCAGCGTTTCGGGCATCAGGGCCGCAATGTCGAGCAGGCCTTGAGCCTGTTTCAGGGCAAGAAAATCGGCCGCGAGTTGCGCGGCATCTATCTGTCGGCGGCCCGCTCGTTCCTCTTCAATCAGCTGCTGGCGGCTAGGGTCGCGGCGCAAAACTGGAATCTGCCGCTGCCGGGCGATGTGTATATGTTCGACCGTTCGCACAGCCGCTTCAAGGCCGACGCACAAGATCAGGCGATAGCCGGGCGCCTCAACGCCGGCGAGATTCATCCGACCGGCGTGTTGTGGGGGAAGGGCGACAGTGGGGTGTCCGAGGCGGCGTCGGCTTTGGAAGCCGAAGTGATCGAGCGCTTTCCCGAGCTGGCGGAGGGGCTGCAAAACAGCGGCGTCGAAAGCGAGCGGCGGCCATTACGGGTCAATGTGCCCGATCTGGCGTGGCGGTTTGCGGAGGATCAATTACACTTGAGCTTTTCGCTGCCAGCCGGCAGTTATGCGACCGCGCTGCTCAGGGAGGTGCTGGCTTGGGATGATCAATAG
- a CDS encoding Smr/MutS family protein encodes MTKKIQDSADSELFRLAIGTVRAIKDDKITRAKAEKPKPYPKNKPVEIENRLVEHHDYDLDTVSIEDRLSYIAPGLQKNVHAKMRKGQFGLDAEIDLHGLTSAEAKRQLLVFLHRAVTDGYRSVLIIHGKGYRSQDNLPVLKNNLNLWLRQHQDVLAFCSAKPRHGGAGAVLVLLRLAEKFAKKDEAEWDY; translated from the coding sequence GTGACAAAAAAAATCCAGGATTCCGCAGACAGTGAGTTGTTTCGTCTTGCCATCGGCACAGTGCGCGCGATAAAAGACGACAAGATAACCCGCGCGAAAGCTGAAAAACCGAAACCCTACCCGAAAAACAAGCCGGTCGAGATCGAAAACCGGCTTGTCGAGCATCACGATTACGACCTGGACACGGTCAGCATCGAAGACCGGCTCAGTTATATCGCGCCGGGCCTGCAAAAAAATGTGCACGCCAAGATGCGCAAGGGCCAGTTCGGCCTGGACGCCGAAATCGATCTGCACGGCCTGACCAGCGCCGAAGCGAAGCGGCAACTGCTGGTCTTTTTGCATCGAGCTGTCACCGACGGCTACCGCTCCGTTCTGATCATTCACGGCAAAGGCTATCGCTCGCAAGACAACCTGCCGGTCCTGAAAAACAACCTGAATCTCTGGCTGCGCCAGCACCAGGACGTGTTGGCGTTTTGCTCGGCCAAGCCCAGACACGGCGGCGCCGGCGCGGTGCTGGTGCTGTTGCGGTTGGCGGAAAAATTCGCCAAAAAAGACGAGGCCGAGTGGGACTATTGA
- a CDS encoding response regulator: protein MDTKIRVLLVDDHAVVRAGFRLLLASVDAIEVVAEAARCEEACKLYEDCRPDVVVMDLSMPGIGGLEGIRRIVARDPEAKILVFSIHDEKVYVDRALAAGAKGYITKNSAPEMLITAVCEIAGGNAFIEAGLNAAYAPPAGQSGRQSLLAALSPKEFDVFRLLAKGLTTHEAANELCLGVKTVANYSTQIKAKLNVNTAAELARIAIDLKII from the coding sequence ATGGATACGAAAATCAGGGTATTGCTGGTCGATGATCATGCGGTGGTGCGGGCCGGGTTTCGGTTGCTGTTGGCTTCGGTCGATGCGATCGAGGTCGTGGCCGAGGCGGCGCGCTGCGAGGAGGCCTGCAAGCTGTATGAGGATTGCAGGCCGGATGTGGTGGTGATGGACTTGTCGATGCCGGGCATCGGCGGTCTGGAAGGCATCCGCCGGATCGTGGCGCGCGATCCGGAGGCGAAGATTCTGGTCTTCAGCATCCATGACGAAAAAGTCTATGTCGATCGGGCGCTGGCGGCCGGCGCGAAGGGTTACATCACCAAAAACAGCGCGCCGGAGATGCTGATTACGGCCGTGTGCGAAATCGCCGGCGGCAACGCCTTCATCGAGGCCGGCTTGAATGCCGCATATGCGCCGCCGGCCGGGCAGAGCGGCCGGCAGTCCTTGCTCGCGGCGCTGTCGCCGAAGGAGTTCGATGTGTTCCGGCTGCTCGCCAAGGGCTTGACCACGCACGAAGCGGCCAACGAATTATGCCTCGGCGTGAAGACCGTGGCCAATTACAGCACGCAGATCAAGGCAAAATTAAACGTGAATACCGCCGCCGAGCTGGCGCGCATCGCGATCGATTTGAAGATCATCTGA
- a CDS encoding Ig domain-containing protein, whose amino-acid sequence MRKIISTRFIMAACLLGWLLAFASMAQAGGTFRFLTQTLPGGTTNQEYFAVLLTANAAGPVTFSAVNLPDGLSLNPQTGYITGTPTKSQNYTPTLSASDGHTTVQFTITVHISASGGGGNGGLDIVTSSLPNGTVGVDYTSPPLTQANAVSPYRWGAQNLPTGLSLNGITGEISGQPVAAGTFYVTFTLADATPLQVITTIPITLFPVNSSLKFTTFLLNNGEAGTPYSDTWHTTGAAVCDNLPDPNQITYSASGLPKGLNVDADTGIVSGTPQENGTFSVTLTATDCAGKTITTNLWIWIAPSSTSNFYWNYFGIPTAIYGMQYGSTNFPILVSAVNGANVTYSAIGLPSGINYNSTTGELSGISYEPGIYPVVFTATDTGPDPDIVITLATEFIVLPPNGGDTNSLAVNLWVKRLQVDTGNPGGNDDSWSATFLYNANRTGGALFNPATETFYTSLGGSEIEIKPGSLKKITSGTLGVLAYAAPDQSVKVRIAPRQQTLIVEARNTNLGTGLPADLLPNVLILGGKGFKLKEFLDQSGTFRAPFGYRSAAFVAVNGLLHTNATAAKNYARFNLLLADPAYDYAPGDPVSIRLLDGQTELVDKDLTSLLVSSTGVDRVTGISTFSLKKTWKSDPESNNKLAKFSFDSASGKLGFELKAPTLAALTDSEEHLGVEISIGPKTYFTSVTLFKITDGRYSTAK is encoded by the coding sequence ATGCGCAAAATTATTTCAACACGATTCATCATGGCTGCCTGCCTCCTAGGCTGGCTGTTAGCGTTTGCCTCAATGGCTCAGGCGGGCGGCACTTTCCGGTTTCTAACCCAAACCTTGCCTGGCGGCACAACCAATCAGGAATATTTCGCGGTTTTACTGACCGCAAATGCGGCAGGGCCCGTCACCTTCTCGGCTGTGAACTTACCAGACGGTTTGTCGCTCAATCCCCAGACCGGTTACATCACCGGCACCCCGACCAAATCCCAAAACTATACGCCTACCTTGTCAGCCTCTGACGGGCATACGACAGTCCAATTCACGATCACCGTTCATATTTCGGCGAGCGGTGGCGGCGGCAACGGCGGCTTGGACATTGTCACCTCGTCCCTGCCCAATGGTACGGTTGGGGTCGACTATACCTCTCCTCCCCTAACGCAGGCAAACGCCGTCTCGCCTTACCGATGGGGAGCCCAGAATTTACCGACGGGACTTTCTCTGAATGGGATTACCGGCGAAATCTCCGGCCAGCCAGTGGCCGCGGGTACTTTTTACGTGACTTTCACCTTGGCTGACGCAACGCCGCTGCAAGTCATTACGACTATCCCTATCACCCTATTTCCGGTTAACTCCTCTTTGAAATTCACGACTTTCCTTTTGAATAACGGCGAAGCCGGCACCCCCTATTCTGACACCTGGCATACCACAGGCGCCGCCGTCTGTGACAACTTGCCGGATCCAAACCAGATCACCTACTCCGCTTCGGGATTGCCGAAAGGTCTCAACGTTGATGCGGATACAGGAATAGTCAGCGGTACGCCTCAGGAGAACGGTACCTTTTCGGTCACGCTGACCGCAACGGATTGTGCCGGAAAAACCATCACGACCAACCTCTGGATATGGATCGCCCCTTCCAGCACCAGCAATTTTTACTGGAATTACTTCGGCATTCCCACTGCAATATATGGTATGCAATATGGAAGTACCAACTTTCCCATCCTCGTTTCCGCCGTAAACGGAGCGAACGTAACTTACTCCGCAATCGGCTTGCCTTCAGGCATCAATTACAACTCAACCACCGGCGAACTCTCAGGCATTTCCTATGAACCCGGCATCTATCCCGTCGTGTTTACCGCAACCGACACCGGGCCCGATCCGGATATCGTGATCACGTTAGCGACCGAATTCATCGTCCTGCCTCCGAATGGCGGCGATACCAACAGCCTCGCCGTCAATCTTTGGGTCAAGCGTTTACAGGTCGATACCGGCAATCCGGGCGGTAACGATGACAGTTGGAGCGCCACCTTTTTGTATAACGCCAACCGTACCGGCGGCGCGCTGTTCAACCCCGCCACGGAAACTTTCTATACCTCGCTAGGCGGCAGCGAAATCGAAATCAAGCCCGGAAGCTTGAAAAAAATCACCTCCGGCACGCTGGGAGTTTTGGCTTACGCCGCCCCGGATCAATCGGTCAAAGTCAGGATAGCGCCGAGACAGCAGACCCTCATTGTCGAAGCTCGCAACACCAATCTTGGGACCGGCCTGCCGGCAGACTTGCTGCCGAACGTGCTGATTCTGGGCGGCAAGGGCTTCAAGCTGAAAGAATTCCTGGATCAAAGCGGCACTTTCCGCGCACCGTTCGGTTACCGCAGCGCGGCATTTGTGGCGGTTAACGGTTTGCTGCACACCAATGCGACCGCCGCCAAAAATTATGCGCGCTTCAACCTGTTGCTGGCCGATCCGGCTTATGACTACGCCCCCGGCGATCCGGTCAGCATCAGACTATTGGATGGACAAACCGAGTTGGTCGACAAGGATTTGACATCGCTGCTTGTATCTTCAACCGGAGTGGACCGCGTAACCGGTATTTCAACTTTTAGCCTGAAAAAGACCTGGAAGAGCGATCCGGAAAGCAACAATAAGCTCGCGAAATTCTCTTTCGACTCGGCATCCGGAAAGCTCGGTTTTGAACTGAAAGCTCCAACCCTTGCCGCCCTGACTGATTCGGAAGAGCATCTGGGAGTTGAAATCAGCATCGGGCCTAAAACCTATTTCACGTCGGTGACTCTGTTCAAGATCACCGATGGCCGCTACTCGACAGCCAAATAA